One Brassica napus cultivar Da-Ae chromosome A5, Da-Ae, whole genome shotgun sequence DNA window includes the following coding sequences:
- the LOC106453629 gene encoding transcription factor bHLH91-like → MYEESLCFDPTPLVDAILDSNDSYCEPNTATETGFPVSHQFQLPILVAGNTTNNFNDDVKLPTMEEFSVFLSSETQNLISNDNNNNHMIHQMIHGSNWDNSGLFMNTSVPNTTTTPTPDLLSLLHLPRCSVPLPSSNVSDILSGSCFTYDPLFHLNLPPQPPLIPSANYDHSGFFLDTNTTQRDQPSAGDENNNAQFDGGIIEFSKKIRRKGRGKQKIKPFTTERERRCHLNERFEALKLLIPSPTKADRASILQDGIDYIKELQRRVSELKYLVERKKCGGRHNNNNNSDDCINEDTNDDENIVKKLESDVLDQCPSNNSLRCSWLQRKSKVTEVDVRVVDDEVTIKVFQKKKINCLLVVSKVLDQLHLDLHHVAGGQIGEHYSFLLNTKINEGSTIYASAIANKVIEVVDQHHLAALPINNSCY, encoded by the exons ATGTACGAGGAAAGTTTATGTTTTGACCCCACTCCTCTGGTGGACGCAATCCTTGACAGCAACGACAGCTACTGTGAACCCAACACGGCGACAGAAACAGGGTTTCCGGTAAGCCATCAGTTCCAACTACCGATCTTGGTCGCCGGGAACACAACAAACAACTTCAACGACGACGTTAAGCTCCCAACAATGGAGGAGTTCTCTGTTTTCCTAAGTTCAGAAACTCAGAACCTAATCAGCaacgacaacaacaacaaccatatGATCCACCAAATGATTCACGGGTCGAATTGGGACAACTCTGGACTCTTTATGAACACTTCAGTTCCAAACACAACAACAACTCCAACTCCTGATCTTCTCAGCCTCTTGCATTTGCCTAGATGCTCAGTTCCATTACCAAGCTCGAACGTTTCTGATATACTGTCCGGTTCTTGCTTCACATATGACCCGCTCTTCCACTTAAACCTTCCTCCTCAGCCTCCATTGATCCCTTCTGCTAATTATGACCACTCAGGGTTCTTCCTAGATACCAACACTACTCAAAGAGATCAGCCAAGTGCTGGTGATGAGAACAACAATGCTCAATTCGATGGTGGAATCATCGAGTTTAGCAAGAAAATTAGACGTAAAGGAAGAGGGAAGCAGAAGATCAAACCTTTTACAACAGAGCGTGAGAGAAGATGTCACTTGAACGAGCGGTTCGAGGCCTTGAAATTGCTCATTCCTAGCCCGACCAAG GCAGATAGAGCATCCATTCTTCAAGATGGAATTGATTACATCAAGGAGTTGCAAAGAAGAGTAAGCGAGCTTAAGTATTTGGTTGAGAGGAAAAAATGTGGTGGtagacacaacaacaacaacaactcggATGATTGTATTAATGAAGATACTAATGATGATGAAAACATAGTGAAGAAGCTAGAGAGTGATGTATTAGACCAGTGTCCAAGCAACAACTCGCTAAGGTGTTCATGGCTGCAGAGGAAGTCTAAAGTAACAGAAGTTGATGTTAGGGTTGTTGATGATGAAGTAACAATTAAAGTGTTTCAGAAAAAGAAGATCAACTGTTTGTTGGTTGTCTCCAAAGTGCTTGATCAGCTTCATCTCGATCTTCATCATGTCGCTGGAGGACAGATTGGTGAGCATTATAGTTTCTTGCTCAACACCAAG ATAAATGAAGGTTCAACAATATATGCAAGTGCAATAGCGAACAAAGTGATTGAAGTTGTGGATCAACACCACCTGGCTGCTCTTCCCATCAATAATTCTTGTTACTAG